The window CTATACTAATTTGCCATCTTATTAATTCAATGGTTTTccttttctcattaaaaaaaaaaaagatgaggtGTTATTAGTAGATGAGTTTAGACCTATCGGTCTTTGTACGTTGTTATGCAAAATCGTGGCTAAATTCTTGTTTGTATACTTAGGAATGTGTTGTCTTGGTGTATTTCTCCCTTTAAGGGGTCAACTGTGCAGGATAAGGCGGATTGCTACTAATATTGTCATTGTGcattatctttttgtttttcttagaaATCATAAGGGTAAAAGGGGGTTGATGGCTCTTAAGCTAGAGATGTGTAAAGCCTACGATCAGATTGAATGGGTTTTTGCAATTTTTGAGTTTCTTATTTATAATCAACATTGATGTGATTTGTTCAGATATCTTTTGTTTTCTGattccttttcttcaaacttcaaGGTAGTAGCTTTTGTTTGTTGAACTGTCACAAGGGATTAGGCAAGGGTGACCTTTGAAGCCCTACTTATTTTTGCTTGCCATGGAGGGTTTGTCGTGATTGCTTAAAGTCCACCATGAGTTAAACCTCTTTAAAGGGATCAAAGTGGGGAGGTTTATTCATGAAGTGTCTCACCTAAGTTTTTGCAGATGCAACGCTTATAATTATTGTTGTGTTAATGAGAATGATGCCCATACTATTAAAactattctaattttttaaaagatTTATCTAGTCAACAAGTTGGTTTTTTAAAGAATACAACTGTATTATTTAGTAAAGACACTTTTGAGGATGTAAAAAGGAAGGTGCTTAGGACGTTGGTGGTGGTTCCTATGTTTGAGAGTTCTCTTTATCTTGGGAGTCCTATTgtgtcaaaaagaaaaaaaaaattaatttggaGTAATATTCAGTTGACAATTGAATCCCATTTTTCCCATTTCTTGATCGGATCTACTCCAAATAGGAGATGTGGAAGGTTCATTTATTATCCCAAGCTGGGCATTCTGTTCTTATCAAATCTGTTTTAAACTTTATTTCCATGTTTATGGATGACGTGATTTAATTTTCCTTCTTAAATTTGTATGAAGTTGGATCCCTTGAGTGCTagtttttggtggggggggggtttggatcTGAAAAAGGGGGTTCTCTTATTTCATGACCAAATTATATCTTCCTAAAGAGTTAGGGGGTAGGGTTTTCTGTGTAATGAAATCCATATAAGGCTTTGCTAGTCAGATTGGCTTGGTGTTTGTTGACTAAACCTTGTGATTTATGGTCCCAAATTTTGAAGGCATGGTGCTTCCCTAGTGTATACTTTTTTGACTAAGTTACTctaaaaaaagaagggttctCTAATTTGGCAAGGGATTATGTCGATTCTTCCTTTTATTAAATAAACTTGTTTGCTTCAAAGTTGTGGATGGGCGTCTCTTATATCTATTTGGGATGATCAATGGGTCTCTTCTATTAGGGGTTTCAAATCCCTCTGCATTGTATTAGAGTAGATGGATTAAATCAGGTTGGGAAGCTTTTGTGGAGAGAACGTTGGAACTATAATTTGATTTTCTATGTTTCCCCTCTCACATTACACATGCTATAACTAAAGTCCAtgtctccttttctttaagggATGTTGAGTGGTTTTGTCTGTTGTCTAAGGGGTGGTGAAGTTTGTTATAAAGGAGACTCTGACATCTAATATACCTCAGCATCATTCTGGTGTACGGTTTGGAAACCTAAGATTCTTTCTAAGTTcaaaatttcttttggaaaatatttGTAATGAGGTTGCTATTGGGGATAAGTTAGAAAGATTTCTCCCTCTTACTGATGTCCTTTTTgcaaaaaatataaatgaatCTTTGTGACACTTGTTTCTTTCTTGTCTTAGTTCTAAATGTATTTGGTTTAATGTGCCATTAGGGTTTCATACATAATAGCTCCATGGTTCTTCCTTTATTTGATTTGTTTGTCTCCTTATCTCAAGATTCTGTATTATTAAAATCTGATAGAGTCCGTTTAATTTCTATTATTGTTATGAATATCTACTAGTACATAAATGTGTTTTTAACCAATTTAATTTTTCCACTAAGCATGTGGTTCAAATTATTAATAAGTGGGCTTTTGATTTACAATGtcttacctttttgggtttcgaAAACAGTCATTGCGATATGAATAGGGGGCATATTTCTCTAAGTGAGTATCTTGTTGTGCCTTCTGAGGATTAATCTATTTTGATCTGTGAAGGATACTTTAATCCGTATACTTCCATTGCCTGCTATGCAACTGTGGTTCTCTTTAACTTTAAATTTCATCATATCGTGATGAGTTGTGGTATTACAGGGAACATGTTGGAGCTGAAGACTAAAAGCATCATACAAGGATTGAAACAAGCAATGGAACAAGGGTTTTGCAAAATAGACATATGGGTAAGTGATGAGAGGCTCGTTAGATGACTCATTCAAGGGAATCAAAAAGATTGGTCGTCAGAGTTACTTAGGTTGTTGTTAGTCTTGGTAGATGTAATTATTTAGGTTAGGGATGCAAACTATATGTCTATGACTTATAGGGCTACTTTTAAGGCCCAAACTTCTACCTTATATGGTGTAATAAGGGACAATgtagataattttttattttgatatgtTTATTTGCTTTTTTACAAAGAAAGAAGTAACTATGAAGCCAAGGAACacataaaattttatttcatattattAATCTTGTAGGACCTGTGGCATTACCCAGGAAGTGGGTGAattgggtttttacatgataaAAGGTTAAAATCCAAGTTTAAAGTTTTTTCTATAAAGTAAAATGGATCTTGAGTATGGCAAAACATTGAAAAGGTAAGACAAACCTTTTGTTGAAAAGTTGCGAATAATCAAAATGTTTCTATTTGGAAAGACTCTTGGATTTCTTATATTGATGGTTATTGTGTCCCTATGCCAATACCTTCTAACATACGATTTTCAAAAGTGAGTGAATTAATCAACAATGGGGAATGGAATAAAATCTTATTTGTactctttttcctttaaattttacGGATGTAAActttaaaattttcctttattgATCACCACACTAGGATCTTTGTATTTTTGTCACCCATTACATTAAACAAAAGCTCCCTAAAAAACTATGCAAGACGTCTCTCTAATATGGGATGAAATAAAAGCACATTGAGATTTCTGAGTATTAAACAAAACTATAAATGCTTGTTGTCTGATATGGAGATGTTGAGTGGAACTATATAGTTCCAATTTTTAACACTCCCAAGTCCCATATTGAGGTTTCTTTGAAGCAGAGTATTATGCATGATCTTCATCAATATCTAATACTGTTAAGAGATTTCATAGGTATCATCCATCTATGATGTCCTCTCCTCAGTCTCactggtttcttcttctccttcacctgtGTCGGTGATCGATATGGAGCATTGCCAAGTTTCTTCTCCAACAATCCTATTTGAATTGATTTGAGGTTTTTTGAGTTGCATTCTTAAAAGGTAACTTGGTCGTTTTCACTTTTCAAAGTTTCATTTGAATAATTCAAAAAGATCAAtgattttttcattcacttaCTAACATTAGACTACTTTAActactaacaacagactaacattGTCAATTCCATGGGGCTTCAACTAATAGTTtcaaatttaccaaaaaaaaaaaaaaaatttaatttcaaaCTTTGGGTGTGTTCAAGtgatttaccctttttttttaataaaacaaaaataaaaaaacccctaTGTCCCtttaaaaaaacaacaaaaatctcTTTAGGCCAAGAAATCATAACGGTATCACTTCTAGGGTGGAAAATCCCTTTCCGTTGGGTGGGAATAATATTCAACACTCATTCAATCGAGCCGTTGGCGCTACTGGGTCCGTCCTCCCCCACTCGTTCGTTGACTTGAGAGAAGATGCTGCAGCCCTGCAGTTCGAATTGAAGAAACTTGCGCGTGTTCTACACTTAtgacttaccaaaaaaaacaaagagaagaaacaactTGCGCGTGCGAAGAAAGCACTAAAGTTCGAAATTCTCGCAGGGGTAAAGCCGTCAAAGACTCAAATACCTCAAAAGGGCTATCTGCTCTGTTCGTAATTTCTGAGTCATCTGAGTTCCTCAATCatagaaggaaaaggaaagtgtTCAGGAATCAGGATCGAGCTGGACTGAAACTTCCCTTAAATTTCAATCCATCGATATTCTTCGTCTAAAGGGTTTTTGTCTCTTGATCATTTAAGTCCTTTCTCTGTTCTATTGGCCGGCCCAATTTCCAGTTGCCATTGTTTCCCTTTCGTTTTTTTCCCCCTCACTTTAGTTGTAAATCTGAAATAATCGtttaagggggaaaaaaaaaagatttgctTCTCCAGAGAACATGAGGGGTGGTACGCATGGCAAATACAGAAACCCTTGCCTGACAATGCATCAACCTTGGGCTTCGCTTCTCGTTCACGGCATCAAGCGCATCGAAGGAAGATCATGGCCTGCTCCCATCAGAGGTACTGGCGGCGTAACCTTTTAAAAGCTTAGAACTGATAATTTCTCTTCGAATTTCGAGCTATTGCTAAGCCTCCTAAGTGTAGTTCTTGTTCGGTGGTAAGTCCGGATATCAGTGACTTGGGAATTTTTAACCAGGACTGCTCTAGAAAGTTGGGTTGCACTTTGTTCGAACTAGACATGCCTTCTTTATTAGAATGAAGAACATGTTTCACACTCCACTTGTGCTGTTCCTGTTTGTTAATATTGTTTCATTTGTTTTAGCCTTTCTGTTTTGGTGACAGCGAACGTTTTCTAGGTCTGGTTTAGTGGTTTATAGCCCGTACCtgtatattcttctttttccattctgaatttgtcttttttttttcccaattatGCTGATTTCTGTATATGGATTGCTTTGAATTGGAAATTGATAGGAGTATGACATGACTAGCCCATGTGAAATTTTGCCTTTTAGTTACAGGTTTTTCTTATCATTGAGCTCCTTCATCGTTTCTCTTTTAAGGGAAGCTGGGATTGAGTGGAAGGTAAGTTTGGGCACCAACCAGCAATTTTGAGATAACATGGACTTTGGAATTTATACCTACCACCACTAGAATCTTTATCATCAAGCACTGAATTAAGAATTTAAGATCAGCAGGCATAGGCAAAAGGaataacaaaattttcatttacattTCAAGTTTCCACAGATATTAAATCTGCTCCTGGATTAGTTTCCATATAATCATTAACTAATCAGGGAGCAGAATTTGTGACAGTGGAACAGATCACATACAAGTAACATGTGGCAGCCTAAAGACGTCTCATAGTTCACACGAAAGCCATCTCTGAGTCTAATATAAAACTATCATTGGTGCAATTgccaaaacaaggaaaaaacatTCCTTACCCACTAATCTACTTACCACATTACCcaaagatagaaagaaaataggaaagagaggGTAAGCAGGGGAGTAgactatttattttcttctttttttggggttgggggtaTGGTAGTTGGTATGTTAGGTACATACTGAATATTCTCCCTCCTTGTGGAGCCCCAATTTACTTCTTAGTaagtgtgttttttttgttgaattacTGCTTAGTGAGTTGAATTGCCCTTTTCAATCACCATTTCAATTAGACCAAAATATTGAACGACTTTTGTCAgtattctccccccccccctcttatcCAATAGGCATACACATTTCAAATACTTGAAGGTAGATAGCTAAAACTACTTTAAACTTGCCAGGAAAAAGATGAATATTACATATGTAGAGAAAAAAAGGCAATAATTTATCATGATATATACGAATTTAGTTGAATGAGTCAGAAGTATTGtctaatagaaaacaaaagttATCTTTCCATCTGATAATTAAGAAACATAGACAAATTAGCTTTGATAAAATTTATACACTAGAAACCTTTATTCATTGAATTGTCTGAAAGAATGAGTTGAGGCAACCTTATGATAATGTTGAATTTTAGAAGTaaagaaaatatgaaatttaataaaGAGAACAAGTTTCagggaaaaattttcaaacagcTTGGAGGTTAACATGAAATTTTTCTTAGATATTAGTACTATTAATTAACACAGTTTCTCATTTGTAGGGATTTACTGTAGAAAATGATACAGCGAGAAAGAAAACCACAACCGCAAACAGTTGCATTGTTGTATAGCTACAACACTACAGCCATAGAACTCCGTATCCAAGGAGTTTGACTGCCAACTGCACTGCCACAAGGCAGTTATAACTAGTGTGCTGCAAAGCTTTCCAGGGCATGGCATCTTGCAAGCCCTCCTTGTTTGTTTCCTTACtgtttctttttccatttattgTATTTACATGAGGTTCTCTGCTTttgtgcaacggtaaggttgctccattgtgaccaagtggtcacaggttcgagtctggaaacagcctctctgctaaagcaggggtaaggatgtgtacattatgaccctccccagaccccgcagtggcgggagcctcgtgcactgggtacgctcACATGAGTTTCTctgcttttctgttttttaaatttgCAATTCAGACTTTTCTacatgttttcttttcttgagaTGAAACTGAATATTAAAATTTCGTCTTTTGAAGGCCGACTTTGGATTCATGCTGCTAGTAAGGTTCCTGAACCAGCTACCATTAAGGCAATGGAGGACTTCTACAGAGAAATCTATGCAGTGAATGGTATTACAGACCTCAAATTTCCTGAGCATTATCCAGTTTCAAGACTTTTAGGTATTTAAAATAGCCTCTTTTTTATTGAACCAACTAAAACAATAcgtttctctgtctctcttttttatgcttttttTGGACTATATAATGCTGATGTTCTTCATTGTAGAACGCATACATTAATTTCGAGCAGCTATCATAGTTGAGCTTTTCTTCTAATAAAAGTTAACTTGGTTGTTTATGGTTGTGGAGGGGAAGATGTATATTTTTCAAACTCTTCATATGTTAAAAATTGTCTTCACTTACTGTTTGTTCTTTGAAAAACATGTTCTAAATTTTGTAAAATAGGATCTAACTGTAGGGTAACTTGAAAGGGGGAAAGTCTATAGAGTAGAAGTTCCTATTTAAATATCTAGATTTCTAAGGATTTCTAATCCTACATCCTTGAGACAGGTTGTGTTGAAGTAGTTGGGTGTGTCAAATGTGAAGAGCTGGTGAGCTGGGAGCAACTTCCTGAAGGGGTGTGTGCTATTCTTTAATTGCACTATTTACGTTTCAATATATCAATATGATAATGCGTTTTTGTTTGATCTCATTTATTGTTCTCTAGTTTTACTTAATATTTAACGTTGTTCACAGGTGAGGTTGGAAGGGCAAACAGATTTCTGTTGGCTGTGTGAACAGCCACAGGTATATTTGCAAACTAAAGTTCTACAACTGACATAAGTTGATAATTTTATGCTgagaatccttttttttttttcttctgcatGTGCATTTTTGATTGAGTGGTTCATTTCTCAATTGAAACAGAAATTGGTAGTTCCATTTGAGATGCGAGGTTTTCAAGGAGTTTATAACCTGGAAAAGAAGGTATCTAGGCTGTTGGTTGACATGCTTGTCTTTTTCTGTCCTTCTATAATAGTGTTAAATTCAGGAGAACTTGTGTTTCCATGGTTGTGAATTGTGATGCTTAGTCTCTGTGTTCTTTTGGCTTTGTCATAGATATATGAGGCAGCAGTTAGAGGCCTTCGTCCAGTTGATGGTCCACTGCCTGTAAAGTTCCCACTTCCAGATCCGCGGGATCCTTTTTCATTGAAGCCAGGATCACTTACTGCATCCTTTGTTGGTTCAAAAGCAACTGTGGATAAAACACCAAGTCTCACTGCAGCCATAGCTGGTGCACGAGCAGCAGCTACACAGTTTTCAAAGAAGGAGAATAAGTACGAAGCTTCTATGGTCCAGAAAGAAGATGCATCAGAATGCACAATAACAAGTCAGTCAGAGGATAAGATTATAGAAGAGGGTAGAAGTGTATCTGGAGATGAAATATCTAATGAGGAATCATCTGCAAACACTTACAAAAAACGGATTAGAAACATGGATTATAAAGGAAATAGCAGCAACCAaagtaatggtactatcagaGATTCGAACCAACATTCCATAGCTGCTTCTAAGGTCAATTCTTTGAATCTTGGACTTGAATCCATGCATATTAATGCCCTCATTCTTTGTGTACATAAAATAAATCCATGAATGTATAACTATGCATGCCAAAAATTTCGTAGATTTTGAACCTTAGATAAAAAATGTAAGGGATAATCTTGGTGTAACCAGGGTGGTGACAATAAGTCGTCACCATCCTATGTGACACAAGAAACAAAGACCAATCCCAGATAAGACAAAAGTCATTAATGAGGGTAACTTTATCGTTACCCAAAATACCTTATAGTATGGGGCTTCGAGCCGAGAGTTCTTGGTGCCAAGCTCGGTGTAAGCAACCGTGGTTACaccaaacaaaacccaaatatAATCTGATTGCATCTGTTAAACTACAAGAGCCGCTAGTAATAGCAATAACTTCTTTTGGCCCCCATAGCAGCATCTAGGAGCATCTGGAAAGGGAGAAAATTAGTCAAAACCTGATTGTCATATAAGTGATGCACTTTTCAGTTGCTTACAACAATAGTGTTTGGGGTTTTGAACCTTTGATTATGGGATCCTTTGCACCAGAACCTGCTAGACCATCTAGTGCAATGATTTATTACTTCAAAGACTTTTCCCTGATTGCATACAAAATTCTTTAGGAACAAGAAGTTAAACAATGAAGGTATTATTGACAAATGTGTCATATGTGAGAGTATCAAGTTCCTCGTCACAGTAGCTAAGATTGATAGTGCATGTTGCTTAGAGGTCAAAGATAATGGCGGTAGCTAGGCTTACTTTAGATCAGATTGTAAAACATTTATAAAATGTCatgtttattattatatttatcaTATGAGAATGTTATATTATtacactttttgtttttttggaagatTTGTATTATTACACTTGACAACTGAGATTGTACTTGCTTCCTGACGGAATCTTTGAATATACAGATTTTCTCGACAGCAATTAGGGGCATTAAGCCAGCATAAGTATGAATGTGTGATAACAATCAATGGGTTCATATATTGTTATCGATTATTGGGGATGAATTGCTTCAAGTCCATTGTTTGAATGGGACCTTGTTCCTTAGCATTGCACATGGAGATCAGGTGAAGTCACAATCCAATTGTTGAGGGCTCTTCTTGAGGAACCAGAAATGAAGTTGTACACAATATTTTCTACGGGGATCCTAGTCTATTTAATTGTTATGCCTTTTAGTTTCAAGCTTGTGGAGACAATAAATTATAAGAAGTTATTAGGAGAGTATGTATGTATGAGACTTGATGTATTTGCTTTCCTTAATGCATTTTCAGTTAAGTTCATGAAAGAACAAAAGGTACACTCACTGGTAGAactgaaatttcttctttagaCCCAGACTTTGAAGCCGGTCAGAACCTCAATTGAAGCATCAATGACAAAGTAGCAGTATCGAATACACAACTGTAATTTCTAGACCAGCCTAGGCAACCGTACGATTAACACCCTGAAATGTAACCCAAATCAATTGCAGGCAGTGCTGTTTTACTAAATGTGGTTCAACCATGAAGCAGAAGAGCCAACCCTTTGTCAGTTCCCCTCTCTTACAGTCTCGGATACGCAAGAAGGCAATGGGTGAATTTTCTGTTGTCAGAATATCTACCCATCGAGATTCAAAGTAGTCAATCCACTAAAGAGGTAAAATTGAGGTCGATCAACCGGTGATCTGCTACGCTCTTGCAACCCCTCAAGTTTAGCAACTCCAACCTCTTACACAGGGATAGTTTCTTGATAACATTACTGCTTCAGATTCTCAGCAAACCGATCCTACAATCATGGAGAGACCATCTCAACCAAATTAAAGAAATGATTGAAATCATGGAGTCAATTATTCTTCCTCAACATACGgtataaatacaagataaattGTTAAACTTTCATGGTATTATTAGAGCCACAGGCCTTGTCTTTCTAGTAAGGTCcattattcattatttttccCTCAATGGCGAGTTCGTCTCCTTGTCCCACGACAAACCTTTCCAATCAGGTTGGTGTCAAACTTAATGGCACCAACTATCTCATTTGGAAGGAACAACTCGAACACATCTTCATCAACCGGGATCTAATGGAGCATATGGTGATGGTTCCACAACAGCCCCACTATCAACCTTCTCTTCATCCTCTGATGTAAATGACTACAATATCACCACTGCGTCCCCAAACCCTACCTTTCATACGTGGAGAAAAACAAACTATTGTGTGTGTCTCGAATTTTTGTAGCTATCTCGAAGATTGACCCGCTCCAACAGTTTTTTGGTGGCGATCGGAATGGGATTTTCGGGGGTACGGTGGCAAAGCCTCACAGTACGGTACGACCAGCTGACCTGATGCATCGACCCACTTAGAagagtatttatatgtttttgtCTTGTTGTATAAACAAGTGAAATAAGTGACATTTGAGGATTTTCaagttagggtttctgggtgaGAGTTCTTGCGGCCATTTTGGTTTTCTTAAGAGATCTCTATTgtaatcttcttccatttttacATACTGAATCATATTCAGTTAGTTTCGCCCATAGATGTAGCACATCAAATTGGACTGTAAACCACGTTACATCTGTATGTCATCTTTGCTTGCTCggttttatttcttcattttgttggtgtttgttTTAGCACAAACCATTTTGTTAGAGCATATATTATTTTTACTTTAAATGAGTCGCTTTCCTTTCACATCCTTGGACTCAAAACCTCAAAGAAAGTATGGGATACTCTTGCTAAACTCTTTCAACAATAATCCATAGCCATAAAAACTTACCTAGGTAATAAGCTTCAATCAACTCAAAAGGGATAATCTTCTATCACCGAGTACATCCATAAACTCAAATATTTAGCTGATTCTATTGCAGCCATTAATGAACGAGTGAAGGATTCAGACCTATACTCTTAATGGCTTAGTACCTAAATACGGTTctttcatcatcactatcaAAAGCTACAACCACCCCCATCTCGTTCTCGAACTTATGTGCCAAATTTTTCACTCTAATCCTCAATGTCATTCCTCCATAAAATGCCAAATTTGGACATACTGCCAACAAATGTTACTTCAGATACTTGGAGAGCAGAAACAACAATGTGAACAATACTACTTAGACCTTTGCTGGTCTTCCCATCAATCCTATTGGACAATCTCAACCCATAGCTCCTTTTCATATGGACACACAGTGGATCCCAAATTCAGGGGCTAACTCTCATATGACCTTTGATCCTTCAGTGCTGTAACAGTCCACAAACTATTCGGGTTCTAATCAAGTCTACATTGGTGATGGTAAGAGTATTCCTAtatgttgaaattatttatctaCCTGTGTCGCCCTTTAGATAGtctgccgtgttagagctcctgtttgatatacatattattttctctttttcttataaggttggctttttagaggaagcggttccaacatggtatcagaacagGCAGGGGTCACGTTATCGAATCCCCCTGGGAGAGGGCAGGtattaaaattatttatccacccatgtccccctttggatagtccgccatgttagagctcctgtttgatatacatattgtttcctccctttcctacttTGTCCAATATTGCATCAAAGTTAGCACTCAACAATGTGTTTGTGGTAGCCCATTTTGCTAAGAACTTGATATCAGTTTCCAAGTTGACTCGTGATAATAATTGTgcagttgaattttttttttgggggtttctGAGCAAAGGATCTACAAATAGGactgaaatttttataaggacTAATTAGGGGTGATCTCTACACAGTACTAGCAACATAGGACTCCCCAAAGAAAAGCTTCATGACATTTCTTGGAGAAAGAGCATCAACAACAATAAAGCATCAACATTTGGGTTACCCATCCTTCAAAGTTCTTTAATCACTCATGACTAGAGAAAATTTTGGATCCTCTAATTTCCTCAAGTGGAATAAAATTTGTGGCCTGCTGTAGGTACTAGGGGTGGATTTTCGCATCTCTGTCCCCTCTTAGTCTTTCTCTCTCAGGAGGGTGGGATTTCTATTTATGTtaaggagtcaccacctagataaGGGTCTAGGACTCATACGTCTCTcaaatggagtcgccactgtaggtgccagggggtgatttTTGCACCTCTGTCCCCTCCTAGTCTTTCTCTCAAGAGGGAGATTTGATTGGGATTTCTATTTATGTTAAGGAGTCACTACCTACATAAGGGTCTAGGACTCATACGTCTCTTAGATAAAGTCGCCACTGTAGATGCCAGGGGGTGGATTTTCGCACCTCCGTCCCCTCCTGATCTTTCTCTCGGGAGGGgaatttggtttcaatttatattaaggagtcgccacctagataagGGTCTAGGACTCATACATATCTCTCCTCTCGGGGAGAGAGAGTTTACTCACAATAAATAAGGCAAGAGTCTTCCTAGATTTTTAGGTAGTTTCAAAGTTATGTGTTGGAAGCATTTATACACCTAGCCCTGCTCGATCGGAGGCCGGTCTCTTTCTATATAGACCATTCacatttatattatttattactAGCATGCATCATAAAGTAATAATTAGTCTAATCCTAGTCTAGGTAACTAGGCTGAGTATTAGATATATAACATGggggaaaagagggggggggggagatgatTGAACCTGGGCATATTACTGCCCAGAGGCCCCAGACTGCCTAAGTACCCTTACTAGGAATCAAGCTGAATGTAGTTCAA is drawn from Telopea speciosissima isolate NSW1024214 ecotype Mountain lineage chromosome 1, Tspe_v1, whole genome shotgun sequence and contains these coding sequences:
- the LOC122648664 gene encoding uncharacterized protein LOC122648664 encodes the protein MRGGTHGKYRNPCLTMHQPWASLLVHGIKRIEGRSWPAPIRGRLWIHAASKVPEPATIKAMEDFYREIYAVNGITDLKFPEHYPVSRLLGCVEVVGCVKCEELVSWEQLPEGVRLEGQTDFCWLCEQPQKLVVPFEMRGFQGVYNLEKKIYEAAVRGLRPVDGPLPVKFPLPDPRDPFSLKPGSLTASFVGSKATVDKTPSLTAAIAGARAAATQFSKKENKYEASMVQKEDASECTITSQSEDKIIEEGRSVSGDEISNEESSANTYKKRIRNMDYKGNSSNQSNGTIRDSNQHSIAASKIFSTAIRGIKPA